The following are encoded together in the Flavobacteriales bacterium genome:
- a CDS encoding beta-glucosidase translates to MIGSAGLALAPYASGSERPETLDFSAADFGDDFLWGVATAAYQIEGGWNADGKGPSIWDTFSHKKGKVNNNENGDVSCDFYHNYASDIGLVKNMNMDVFRFSTAWARVLPNGIGQVNQKGLDFYHRVIDSCLEQGVQPWITLYHWDLPQALEDKGGWQNRDITGWFEEYANLITKTYGDKVKNWMVMNEQASFTIVGYMLGMHAPGKMWPKNFLPTCHHSTLCQADGGRIIRANVPNAQVGTTFSCSPIEPVNEKHRHEKTTKRFDALVNRLYIEPPQGLGYPMEDLPMLRKMEKYILDGDMKRVEFDFDFYGLQNYSRMITKANGIVPWMAGTPIAPKNLKPRPEITEMNWEVHPEGIYKMLKYFDKYEKIDKIIVTENGSAFPDVVEGDFVHDTQRKKFYQDYLRQVLRAKREGVNVQGYYCWTLMDNFEWAEGYHPRFGLVHIDFETQKRTVKDSGLWFKKFLSDT, encoded by the coding sequence ATGATCGGAAGTGCCGGATTGGCATTGGCACCTTACGCTTCGGGTTCTGAAAGGCCTGAGACACTTGACTTTTCCGCTGCCGATTTCGGGGACGATTTTCTTTGGGGAGTTGCTACCGCTGCTTACCAGATAGAAGGTGGATGGAATGCAGACGGCAAAGGCCCTTCCATCTGGGACACATTCTCTCACAAAAAGGGAAAGGTCAACAATAACGAGAACGGAGATGTGAGCTGCGATTTCTATCACAATTATGCCTCAGACATCGGTCTTGTTAAAAACATGAACATGGATGTGTTCCGTTTTTCAACGGCATGGGCGCGCGTTTTACCAAACGGAATCGGTCAGGTAAATCAGAAAGGCTTGGATTTCTACCATCGGGTAATCGACTCTTGTTTGGAGCAAGGCGTTCAACCTTGGATCACACTTTACCATTGGGATTTGCCTCAGGCCTTGGAGGACAAAGGGGGATGGCAGAACCGCGACATTACGGGTTGGTTTGAAGAATACGCCAATCTGATCACCAAAACATACGGAGATAAGGTTAAGAACTGGATGGTGATGAACGAGCAGGCATCGTTTACCATCGTAGGTTACATGCTCGGAATGCATGCTCCGGGCAAAATGTGGCCTAAAAATTTCCTTCCAACATGCCATCATTCAACCTTATGTCAAGCAGATGGCGGACGGATAATCCGAGCCAATGTGCCCAATGCCCAAGTTGGAACCACTTTCAGCTGTTCTCCCATTGAACCAGTGAACGAAAAGCATCGACACGAGAAAACCACCAAACGATTTGATGCCTTAGTGAACCGACTTTACATTGAACCGCCACAAGGTTTGGGATATCCGATGGAAGACCTGCCCATGCTGCGAAAAATGGAGAAGTACATTTTGGATGGCGACATGAAACGAGTTGAGTTCGATTTCGATTTCTACGGCCTTCAGAATTATTCTAGGATGATTACTAAAGCAAACGGAATTGTGCCGTGGATGGCCGGAACACCGATTGCACCAAAAAACCTGAAACCTCGACCAGAGATCACTGAAATGAACTGGGAAGTTCATCCAGAAGGGATTTACAAGATGCTCAAGTACTTTGATAAGTACGAGAAAATAGACAAGATCATCGTCACCGAAAATGGAAGTGCTTTTCCGGATGTTGTAGAAGGAGATTTTGTTCACGACACCCAGCGTAAGAAGTTCTATCAGGATTATTTGCGCCAAGTTCTACGAGCCAAACGTGAAGGGGTGAACGTGCAAGGCTATTACTGTTGGACGCTGATGGACAATTTTGAATGGGCCGAAGGCTACCATCCTCGATTTGGACTTGTTCACATCGATTTTGAAACACAGAAACGAACGGTAAAAGATTCTGGACTTTGGTTTAAGAAATTCCTCTCCGACACATAG
- a CDS encoding SpoIIE family protein phosphatase has protein sequence MKRQLPFLLLFCIAVTTFQLVNAQVYDLVVLDGESGISGVQINDIAQDANGYIWVATNSGVSRFDGNAFVNYRKRDGLSENVCTTIFCDKDNKIWVGHQTTGLSVLYPDSIQHISEGSGLINNEVHDIFQDKEGKIWVATFGGVSSYQSGNWSKHSTENGLVSNNTQAIAQDENGRIWIGSFGSGIDIIDGNGMVHLHIGNGLVNNYVTSLSLKNGHMMIGTLGGMSIWKDGKFKNTSGMNGLSNSQVNEVAVANNGDIWLATYNGLTRVRNANLLRLTEENGLPNNEVLSVFIDVEENVWFGTKKGLVRVRNLAFTHYYSTEELDIDPSFLYRDSKGGLWAANEAGGVLEFDGERFVSAFDDPDINDHQISSIAEDGNGNIWFGTMDFGGLFQFNGKKLYIFSDEFGLADNNINCLLTDAEGNLIIGTPNGLSIHDGDGFKNVFISDDVASNHVTALVLGPENQVYVGTSDGSVFVLKDGAIDVGIEINSSSPITDLAYGSMGLVAATQSDGVFLLKNGEAVRIEDGGGLTGSSARSLAAIGSQLYVGSANGLRQLSFIQDSILTRSFDRRDGFMGSACKRGVMLADGNTVWIGTTKGIVRYNPTEDDVNTERPRLLFTDLQLFYQQVDWKKLGFELAANGLPIDLELSYTENSLQFFFKGIHHKQPDGVSFSYILEGFEDRWNPATDQQFANYPNLPPGDYTFKLKACNASNICTEEPLEFKVTITPPIWQTAGFYVAWGIIALIITYAYIKIRERRLLEEKRILESTVEERTKELREQKEIVEDQNKHITESIEYAKNIQMAVLPSDHDITAAFDDHFVFYRPKDTVGGDFYWVFSEGNISWAAAVDCTGHGVAGAFMSMIGTDLLNQIIIEKKVNDPALVLEEMDKGIKLAFAQSAKEFESDQGMDVALIRIDKKKKTLEFAGAQRPLYLMCNGELLQIEGNRHSISCAEQRGAEAFLKYTHKIEGESIAYLFSDGIVDQFGGPKGRKFMITRLRGFLEANWSLSMEKQAKNLNTTFDDWKGPEMTQIDDVMLLGIRL, from the coding sequence TTGAAGAGACAATTACCTTTTCTTCTTCTTTTTTGTATTGCCGTTACCACTTTTCAGCTGGTGAACGCGCAGGTATATGACCTTGTGGTTCTGGATGGCGAGAGCGGAATCTCTGGTGTTCAGATCAACGACATTGCCCAAGATGCTAACGGATACATCTGGGTGGCAACCAACTCAGGCGTAAGCCGCTTTGACGGTAATGCATTTGTGAATTATAGGAAGCGAGACGGCCTTTCGGAAAACGTTTGTACCACTATTTTTTGCGACAAAGACAACAAGATCTGGGTTGGACATCAAACAACTGGCCTTTCCGTTTTATACCCCGATTCAATTCAGCATATCTCTGAAGGATCTGGCCTTATAAACAATGAGGTTCACGATATTTTTCAAGATAAGGAAGGGAAAATTTGGGTGGCAACATTCGGTGGCGTTTCAAGCTACCAGTCTGGAAACTGGAGCAAACACTCAACAGAAAATGGCCTTGTAAGCAACAATACTCAGGCCATTGCCCAAGACGAAAATGGTAGAATCTGGATTGGTTCCTTCGGTTCCGGTATCGACATTATTGACGGAAACGGCATGGTGCATTTGCACATAGGCAATGGTCTGGTGAACAACTATGTTACCAGCCTGAGTCTGAAAAACGGTCATATGATGATCGGAACACTAGGCGGCATGAGTATTTGGAAAGATGGCAAGTTCAAAAATACTTCTGGCATGAACGGCCTCAGCAACAGCCAGGTAAATGAAGTGGCCGTTGCCAATAATGGAGACATCTGGCTGGCCACGTACAACGGATTGACCAGAGTTAGAAATGCCAACTTATTGCGCTTGACAGAAGAAAATGGTCTCCCGAACAATGAGGTGCTTTCGGTATTTATAGATGTGGAGGAAAACGTTTGGTTCGGAACCAAAAAAGGGTTGGTGCGCGTTCGGAATCTGGCATTCACACACTACTACTCCACAGAAGAGCTGGACATTGACCCAAGTTTTCTTTATCGCGACAGCAAAGGAGGTTTATGGGCAGCAAATGAGGCTGGTGGCGTGCTCGAATTTGACGGAGAACGATTCGTCAGCGCATTTGACGATCCAGACATCAACGACCATCAGATAAGTTCCATTGCGGAAGACGGCAATGGCAATATCTGGTTTGGAACCATGGATTTTGGTGGGCTTTTTCAGTTTAACGGCAAGAAACTTTACATCTTCTCAGACGAATTCGGCCTGGCAGACAACAACATCAATTGTCTGCTTACGGATGCAGAAGGAAACCTGATCATTGGCACGCCAAACGGCCTAAGTATCCATGATGGAGATGGCTTTAAAAACGTATTCATCTCAGATGATGTGGCTTCGAACCACGTGACGGCATTGGTGCTTGGACCAGAAAATCAAGTATATGTAGGAACCTCTGATGGGTCTGTTTTTGTGTTGAAAGACGGAGCAATTGATGTCGGAATCGAAATCAACTCAAGTTCTCCGATCACCGATCTTGCCTATGGTTCAATGGGTTTGGTGGCGGCAACGCAATCTGATGGGGTTTTCTTGCTGAAAAACGGTGAGGCCGTTCGAATTGAAGACGGAGGTGGTCTTACTGGTTCTTCCGCGCGTTCGTTGGCGGCTATTGGCAGTCAACTTTACGTGGGCAGCGCAAATGGTCTGCGCCAACTGTCTTTCATTCAAGATTCAATTCTTACACGTTCATTCGACCGAAGGGATGGTTTTATGGGTTCTGCTTGCAAGCGAGGTGTCATGCTGGCAGATGGCAATACTGTTTGGATCGGAACAACCAAGGGAATTGTGCGCTACAATCCAACTGAAGATGATGTAAACACCGAAAGGCCGCGACTTTTGTTCACCGATCTTCAATTGTTCTATCAACAAGTAGATTGGAAAAAGCTTGGTTTTGAACTTGCGGCCAACGGGCTACCAATAGACTTGGAACTTTCGTATACCGAAAACTCCTTGCAGTTCTTTTTCAAAGGAATTCATCATAAACAACCAGATGGCGTCTCATTCAGCTACATTCTCGAAGGGTTTGAGGACCGCTGGAACCCTGCAACCGATCAGCAATTTGCCAATTATCCAAACCTTCCACCTGGAGATTATACATTTAAACTAAAAGCTTGCAATGCTTCTAACATTTGTACGGAGGAACCGCTCGAATTCAAAGTCACTATCACTCCTCCAATTTGGCAAACTGCTGGTTTTTACGTGGCTTGGGGCATCATTGCTTTGATCATCACTTACGCCTACATCAAGATTCGCGAGCGTAGACTTTTGGAAGAAAAGCGCATTTTGGAATCAACGGTCGAAGAGCGAACGAAGGAATTGCGCGAGCAGAAAGAAATTGTTGAGGATCAGAACAAACACATCACCGAAAGCATTGAATACGCCAAAAACATCCAAATGGCGGTTTTGCCATCGGATCATGACATCACCGCTGCTTTTGATGATCATTTCGTATTCTATCGTCCAAAGGATACGGTAGGTGGAGATTTCTACTGGGTGTTTTCTGAAGGGAATATTTCGTGGGCAGCAGCTGTAGATTGTACTGGTCACGGTGTGGCCGGAGCTTTCATGAGCATGATCGGAACCGACCTCTTGAATCAGATCATCATTGAAAAGAAGGTGAACGATCCTGCGCTTGTGCTAGAGGAAATGGACAAAGGCATTAAACTCGCCTTTGCGCAAAGTGCCAAAGAATTTGAAAGCGATCAGGGAATGGATGTGGCACTCATCAGAATTGACAAGAAGAAAAAGACCCTTGAATTTGCGGGTGCGCAGCGTCCACTTTATCTGATGTGCAACGGAGAATTGTTGCAAATTGAAGGCAATAGACACTCCATTAGTTGTGCAGAACAACGTGGAGCGGAGGCTTTTCTGAAATACACGCATAAGATTGAGGGCGAATCAATCGCCTACTTATTCTCTGATGGAATTGTTGACCAATTTGGAGGGCCTAAGGGAAGGAAATTCATGATCACTAGGCTTCGCGGATTTCTGGAGGCAAACTGGTCGTTAAGTATGGAAAAACAGGCCAAAAACCTGAACACCACTTTTGACGATTGGAAAGGCCCCGAAATGACCCAAATAGATGACGTGATGCTTTTAGGAATTCGGCTTTAA
- a CDS encoding tetratricopeptide repeat protein: MLKPRFIAFYLVSVFSCSVFAQQAQVDSLNNLLATKYAKDDTARIRVLVQTGEVLLRIDPERSLQLSKEALMLSISLSDSRFISHIYNNTGTANRLKGEYGKSLSFHNKALENDRKNGNRKDEALSLNNIGNVFLKQGQYQPAIENYEKSLIIRQDINDLDGVASSLNNLGLVYKNQGDLDRALAYYQNSFKIFQQMGDKIGLANALNNIGIVHRANGNQDRALENFLSALSLFRELGNKIGEANTLNNIGNIYYQQNKFEQSLEFYETSLAISESLGDKSSAAGKYSNIGGVYLVLGNKEKALSSTEKALSLQKNIGDDQGQISTLNNLGAYFKESGDLDKSLSYFLDAEKIQNRIGDHAYSTITLSSIGEIYQQRNKSQLGLKYFSRALREAKQYGSAEDQINIFEKLAQTYANAGDFKRSYDYQQLAKAARDSLERVVSVRDLAEMQAKFETEQKQREIELLNKEKEVQDLKITKQITVRNTIIAFSILSVLMLILIYARYRTKKKANEELGRKNVEIEEQKRTVEEKNWEITSSIEYAKRIQDAIMPSMKEILAALPESFVFYRPKGIVSGDFYWFAQQGDTSFIAAVDCTGHGVPGAFLSMIGNDHLNQIVNTELIKKPDQILNRLHHEIQSTLKQKHGVSENHDGMDVALCAINHAENRLYFSSANRYLYLIRNGELTETKGDHFNIGGIMHEDVRHYTLYEFDLQKGDTFYVFSDGVSDQFGGADSKKFGYRRLKELLLKIHTEPMEKQRGLFEKTLLEWMGESAQIDDFLLIGIRL; this comes from the coding sequence ATGCTGAAACCCCGATTCATAGCCTTCTATCTTGTTTCCGTTTTCAGCTGCTCAGTATTCGCGCAGCAGGCTCAGGTCGATAGCCTGAATAATCTTTTAGCTACAAAATATGCTAAAGATGATACTGCCCGCATCCGTGTTCTTGTACAGACCGGTGAAGTTCTACTGAGAATCGATCCAGAAAGATCTTTGCAACTGAGCAAAGAAGCATTGATGTTGAGTATTTCGCTTTCCGATAGTCGTTTCATCAGCCATATTTACAACAATACAGGTACTGCGAACAGGCTAAAAGGAGAGTATGGTAAAAGTCTCAGCTTCCACAACAAGGCATTGGAAAATGACCGGAAAAACGGAAATCGGAAAGATGAGGCGCTATCGCTGAACAACATCGGAAACGTATTCCTAAAGCAAGGACAATACCAGCCAGCCATTGAGAATTACGAGAAATCTCTGATCATTAGGCAAGACATAAATGATCTGGATGGAGTGGCGAGTTCGTTGAACAATCTTGGTCTGGTTTACAAGAACCAAGGAGATCTGGATAGAGCGCTGGCATACTACCAGAATTCGTTCAAGATCTTTCAGCAAATGGGTGATAAGATTGGTTTGGCCAACGCCTTGAACAACATTGGAATTGTACATCGGGCCAATGGAAATCAGGATAGGGCGTTGGAGAATTTTCTGAGTGCCTTGTCCCTATTCCGCGAATTGGGGAATAAAATTGGCGAAGCCAACACGCTCAACAATATTGGAAACATCTATTATCAGCAGAACAAATTCGAGCAATCGCTGGAGTTCTACGAAACCTCTTTGGCCATAAGCGAAAGCCTAGGCGACAAGAGTTCCGCGGCAGGAAAATACTCCAATATTGGTGGCGTTTATCTGGTTTTGGGAAACAAGGAAAAAGCACTGTCCAGCACCGAAAAAGCACTGTCTTTGCAAAAAAATATCGGTGATGACCAAGGACAGATAAGTACACTCAACAATCTTGGGGCGTATTTCAAAGAATCGGGCGATCTGGATAAAAGTCTCTCTTATTTTCTGGATGCGGAAAAGATCCAAAACCGCATTGGCGATCACGCATACAGCACCATCACGCTTTCTTCTATCGGAGAAATTTACCAGCAGCGCAACAAGTCTCAACTTGGACTGAAATATTTTTCTAGAGCGCTTCGCGAAGCAAAACAATACGGCAGCGCAGAAGATCAGATCAACATTTTCGAAAAATTGGCCCAGACCTACGCCAATGCCGGTGACTTCAAAAGATCATACGACTATCAGCAACTGGCGAAGGCCGCGCGCGACAGCTTGGAACGCGTGGTAAGCGTACGCGATCTTGCAGAAATGCAAGCCAAATTTGAAACCGAGCAGAAGCAACGAGAAATTGAACTTCTGAACAAGGAAAAGGAGGTTCAGGATCTGAAAATCACCAAGCAGATCACGGTTCGAAATACGATCATTGCCTTTTCCATTCTTTCAGTGCTTATGTTGATCTTAATTTATGCCCGATACCGAACCAAGAAAAAAGCCAACGAAGAACTTGGGCGCAAGAATGTGGAGATTGAAGAACAAAAACGAACGGTAGAGGAAAAAAACTGGGAGATAACTTCAAGTATCGAGTACGCCAAACGCATTCAGGATGCCATTATGCCATCCATGAAAGAGATACTGGCGGCATTACCAGAAAGCTTTGTTTTCTATCGTCCTAAGGGAATTGTAAGTGGAGATTTCTACTGGTTTGCCCAACAGGGCGATACCAGTTTCATTGCTGCTGTAGATTGTACGGGACATGGCGTTCCTGGAGCGTTTTTGAGTATGATCGGAAACGATCACCTCAATCAAATTGTGAACACTGAACTGATCAAAAAACCTGATCAGATTTTGAACCGATTGCATCACGAGATTCAATCAACATTGAAGCAGAAACATGGCGTTTCAGAAAATCATGATGGAATGGATGTAGCTCTTTGCGCCATCAATCATGCAGAGAATCGTCTGTATTTCTCATCTGCAAATCGGTATCTATATCTGATCAGAAACGGTGAATTGACCGAAACCAAAGGCGATCATTTCAACATTGGTGGCATTATGCATGAAGATGTTCGGCACTACACTTTGTATGAATTCGACCTTCAAAAAGGCGATACGTTCTATGTCTTTTCAGATGGTGTTTCTGATCAGTTCGGAGGAGCCGATTCGAAAAAATTCGGTTATCGGAGATTGAAAGAACTCCTGCTAAAAATTCACACTGAACCGATGGAAAAGCAGCGGGGTTTGTTTGAGAAAACCTTGCTTGAATGGATGGGCGAAAGCGCCCAGATCGATGACTTTCTATTGATCGGCATCCGCCTTTGA
- a CDS encoding thymidine kinase — protein MFLENSRNKSTKKGWIEVICGSMFSGKTEELIRRLKRAQFAKQKVEIFKPTLDTRYDETEVVSHDSNAIHSTPVPNSSNILILADDVDVVGIDEAQFFDMGLVSVCNQLANSGIRVIIAGLDMDYLGKPFGPIPNLLATAEYVTKVHAICMRCGELANHSHRFSEEDSLVALGEKDSYEPLCRSCYRKSMVHHMTDNPSTKKKD, from the coding sequence ATGTTCTTAGAGAATTCAAGGAATAAGTCAACAAAAAAAGGCTGGATAGAGGTGATCTGTGGCTCTATGTTCTCGGGCAAGACCGAGGAACTGATCCGTAGGCTGAAACGTGCCCAATTCGCCAAACAGAAGGTAGAAATATTCAAGCCAACCTTGGATACGCGCTATGATGAAACCGAGGTTGTTTCGCACGATTCCAATGCCATTCATTCCACGCCCGTACCCAATTCTTCCAACATCCTCATTTTGGCAGATGATGTGGATGTGGTAGGCATTGACGAGGCGCAATTTTTCGACATGGGATTGGTGAGTGTTTGCAATCAATTGGCAAACAGCGGTATCCGAGTCATCATTGCTGGCTTGGACATGGATTACCTCGGAAAACCTTTTGGACCTATTCCTAATCTGCTGGCCACGGCAGAATATGTGACGAAAGTTCACGCCATTTGCATGCGCTGTGGCGAGTTGGCCAACCATTCGCATCGTTTTTCGGAAGAAGACAGCCTTGTTGCTCTTGGCGAAAAGGACAGTTACGAACCGCTTTGCCGCTCGTGCTACAGGAAATCAATGGTTCACCACATGACGGATAATCCTTCAACTAAAAAAAAGGATTAG